DNA from bacterium:
GTCGCCGGCACGAACGGATACGACTTTCAAAGCCCCGGGCGCATGTTGATTCGCGCGGGGCTTTCGTCCGGTGCGTACGAGGACGTTCAGCGCGTGTTGCGCGCGGATATCCCCCGGGCCCGGCGCTACCTGACGCAAAACCCGCGCTTCATCTTTTTCCGCATGGACGACAAGCCGACCTCCGGCAGCGCGGGCGTTCCGCTCACGCCCGGACGCACGATCGCGACGGACAAGCGCGTCTACGAGGCGGGCGCGATCGGATATGTGCGTTACGACGCCCCGCGCCTTGCCTCGGACGGCACGCTTGCGGGGTACGCATCCACCTCGCGTTTCGTGCTGGATCAGGACACCGGCAACGCAATCGTCGGGCCGGGGCGGGCGGATCTGTACATCGGCGCCGGGCCGCTTGCCGAAAAGCTCGCAGGCGCCACGAACACGCACGGCGAGCTGTATTTTTTGATTCCGCGATAATGCGAGTCTTCCGATCGCCGGCTCATGGCGAGGACGGGGTGACCGCTTGCCGGCGCGCACGGCTCCGTTTGGCGCTCCCAACTGGCGGTTGCGGGCCTACGGCCCGAAAACCTTTACGAAATTCCGCTTCCAAACGCTCAACTGTCCGGAGCAAGCTGCCGATATCTTACGGTGACGAAAGGGTGCGTGGCGCCGGCGGCCGTCCGTGAGGGAACGGGCCCGGGAATCGGCGCGACGCGCATGGCTAACAGGGTGCGTCCTCCGAGGCGGCGGGCGCGCGTGGGAGGGCGGATATGGATATCGCCACAATCATCGGTCTTATCGCCACGTTCGGGCTCATCCTCGCTTCGATGTTGATGGGCGGCAACCTGGCCGCGTTCGTGGACATTCCTTCGGTTCTTCTGGTCATTCTCGGCACGTTCGCCGTGTTGTTCATTTTCTATCCGATGAAGGACGCGACGTCGCTGGGGAAAATCCTCGGCAACACCTTCTCCTCGCGCGAACGCGATACGCGCGGGTTTGTGGAACAGCTCGTGAAATTCGGCCAGCTCGTTCGCACCGAGGGCATCCTCGCGCTGGAGGAGGCGGGCAAGGGCGTCACCGATCCGTTTTTCAAGAAGGGGCTGATGCTCGCCGTGGACGGCACCGAGACCGAGCAGATCGTCTCGCAGCTTGAAAGTGAGATCGACGCGCTGGCCGAGCGGCACAAGAAGGGCGCGGACATGCTCGCGGCGCTCGGCACCGTGGCGCCGGCGATGGGCCTTATCGGCACGCTGATCGGCCTTGTGCTGATGCTGCAGAACATGTCGGATCCGTCGTCCATCGGCCCGGCGATGGCCGTCGCGCTCTTGACGACGTTTTACGGCGCGATCCTCGCGAACGTTCTGTTCAACCCGCTGGCGGGAAAACTCCGCACGCGAAGCAGCGAGGAGCAGCTTTTCAATCAGCTCATCCTCACCGGCGTGGAGTCGATCTCCAAGGGAGACAACCCGCGCGTGATCGAATCGAGGCTCAACGCGCTTTTGCCGCCGAAGCAGCGCGTCAGCCTGTTCGACAACTAGGATCGCGCCGTGGCGCGCAAGAAAAAGGACGACGAGCCGGCGCCCGACACCTTCGTGGTGCTCTTCGCGGCGCTGTCCATTCTCATCCTGGCGTTTTTCATCCTGCTGAACAGCATCGCGACGATGGACGAAAAACGCACGCGCACCGCGCTCGCGTCCGTCGTCGGCACGTTCGGCGTGATGCCCGGCAGCCAGCCCATCAACCTCACGATGAACACGATCGACGATGAGGTGACGCGCCAGGTCGTCGACAAGTGGATGGAAAAGTGGAAGGAGCGCGCCGGGTACACGGTATCGGACGCCATGAAGAAGGTCATCGCGAGCGTCTCGTTGCAGGATGATATTGGCATGGACATCGAGGGCGACGACCTGCGCCTGACCTTTCCCGCCGCGATCGCCTTCAACGCGGGCGAGACCGAGCTGTCGCCGGAGGCGCAAACGATCCTGTCAGCTATCTCCGAACTTTCGGTCGGGCTGCGTTCGAATCTCATCATCGAGGGGCATGCCTCGGATGACGAGTCGCAAGATGCCTGGCGCATCTCCGCCTGGCGCGGATCGGCCGCGGCGCGCTTTCTCGTCGAATTCGGAGGCGTGCCGGCCGAGATGCTGACCGTGCGCGGCCTGGGCGCGAATCACCCGGCCAATCCGGCCGATCCCGCGGCGAACCGCCGCGTGGTGGTGATTCTGAAGAAGGTCAAGCCGCGGTCGATGCTCGCGTCGTCGATGGACTTCTGGAAGACCTGGGGCGCCAAGGATCCGTGGCGCGAGCCGACGACATCGAATCTTCCGGAGCCCGAGTGATGGCGAAAAAAAAGAAATCCGGCGGCGCGAAAATCGATCCGAATGCCTGGATGGTGACGTTTGGCGACCTGATCACGCTTCTGCTCACGTTTTTCGTGCTGCTGCTTTCGATGTCCTCGATGGAGGACGCCAAGCTCGAGGCGATCTCCGATTCGCTCGGCGGCTCCATCATCGACGCGGTGCGTACGAGCGATTTCACGTCCAACGAAATCGTGCTCGTCAAGGACGTGAAGGTGCTGCGCGATTTCCTCGAGCTGGTGAACCCCAAGCTCTACAGCGCCGATCGCGAGGTCGTGAAGGACAAGGAATATCAGCTGCGCGCGAGCGCCGACAAGGCGGCTGCTACGTCCGGCCTGCAACCTGACGCAAGCGAGGTCGAAGGCGGCGGAGGCGCGGACGCCGAGGTGCGCGTGTCCGCGGTGGCGGGCGGCATGCTCGTCACGCTGCCGGAGCAGATCACGTTCGCATCGGGATCGGCGGCGCTCCTGCCGGGATTCGCCGGCGGCGCCAAGCGTGTGCTCGACGCGCTTGCGGCGACGATGCGCCGATACAAACTCGAGGCCACGGTCATGGGCCACACCGACGATCGCCCGGTGGCGGGCAGCGAATATCCGTCGAACTGGGAGCTTTCCTGCGCGCGCGCGGCGGCGATTGTATCGCTGCTGCAAACATCGTCGGGCGCCGATCCCACGTTGCTTGCCGCCGCGGGTTACGGCGACGCGCGGCCGATCGCCGACAATGCGTCGCTCGAAGGGCGCACGCGCAACCGCCGCGTCGAGGTTTTTTTGCGCCCGACGACCGGGTCCGGGCTGTCGCGCCACACCGATATCGATATCGACTACAAGGCGCTCGAGCCCGCCGCGCCGGACGACATCATCGAGATCCCCGCGAACGGGGAGCGGATGGGAGACGCCTGAGCGAGTGACGAGTGACGAGTGGCGAGTGGAATCTCAGAATCGCAATTCACCACAGAAAGCACAGAGCGCACGGAGAATTTTTCGGTTGGAACCGCGACCGCCCTACCGCTGATTACCGGCCGCTGACCGCTGATCGCTCCGCTTACCGATCCTTCCGCCACAGCGGGCGCAATAGCTGCACGACCTGCCCGACGACAAGCACGGCGGCGCTGCCGGCCGCGACGAGCATCCACCCCTTCGCCGTCGGCCGCGTGGCGCCGAGCACGTCCGCGAGGAACGGCACGTAGACCGCCGCGGCGATCAGCACCGCGCATAGCGCGAGCGCGCCCCACACGAACGGATTTCGCGTCACCTCGTTGCGGAAAAATCCCGAGCCCGGATCGCGCATGTTGAACACGTGCACGAGCTGCGCGCACGCGAGCGTGAGGAACGACACCGTCACCGCGTCCTCGCCTTTCAAGCCGAACGAATGGAGCGCGACGGCGAACGCGCCGAGCGTCGCGGCCGTGATGAGCGCGCCGTATGCGCCGATCGTCATCCACCGCGCCCTGCCGAGAACCGGCTCGCGGGGATCGCGCGGCGGCCGCCGCATCGCGCCGGGATCGCCTTCGCCGACGCCGAGCGCGAACGCGGGGAACACGTCGGTGACGAGATTGAGATACAAAATTTGAAGCGGCAAAAGCGGCAGCGGCAGGCCGGCGAGCGTGGCCACGCCGATGACGAGGATCTCGCTCAGGTTGCACGACATCAGGTAGAGCACGAACTTGCGGATGTTGCCGAAGATCACGCGGCCCTGCGCCATCGCCGCGACGATCGACGCAAACGCGTCGTCGCGCAAAACCATGTGCGCCGCCT
Protein-coding regions in this window:
- a CDS encoding MltA domain-containing protein — protein: LEESGGRAFRRVSGEAHPYFTRAQIEDGALAGRGLEIAWVKDYVGLHFLHIQGSGTLRFPDGSTASVHVAGTNGYDFQSPGRMLIRAGLSSGAYEDVQRVLRADIPRARRYLTQNPRFIFFRMDDKPTSGSAGVPLTPGRTIATDKRVYEAGAIGYVRYDAPRLASDGTLAGYASTSRFVLDQDTGNAIVGPGRADLYIGAGPLAEKLAGATNTHGELYFLIPR
- a CDS encoding MotA/TolQ/ExbB proton channel family protein, giving the protein MDIATIIGLIATFGLILASMLMGGNLAAFVDIPSVLLVILGTFAVLFIFYPMKDATSLGKILGNTFSSRERDTRGFVEQLVKFGQLVRTEGILALEEAGKGVTDPFFKKGLMLAVDGTETEQIVSQLESEIDALAERHKKGADMLAALGTVAPAMGLIGTLIGLVLMLQNMSDPSSIGPAMAVALLTTFYGAILANVLFNPLAGKLRTRSSEEQLFNQLILTGVESISKGDNPRVIESRLNALLPPKQRVSLFDN
- a CDS encoding OmpA family protein, with protein sequence MARKKKDDEPAPDTFVVLFAALSILILAFFILLNSIATMDEKRTRTALASVVGTFGVMPGSQPINLTMNTIDDEVTRQVVDKWMEKWKERAGYTVSDAMKKVIASVSLQDDIGMDIEGDDLRLTFPAAIAFNAGETELSPEAQTILSAISELSVGLRSNLIIEGHASDDESQDAWRISAWRGSAAARFLVEFGGVPAEMLTVRGLGANHPANPADPAANRRVVVILKKVKPRSMLASSMDFWKTWGAKDPWREPTTSNLPEPE
- a CDS encoding OmpA family protein, with protein sequence MAKKKKSGGAKIDPNAWMVTFGDLITLLLTFFVLLLSMSSMEDAKLEAISDSLGGSIIDAVRTSDFTSNEIVLVKDVKVLRDFLELVNPKLYSADREVVKDKEYQLRASADKAAATSGLQPDASEVEGGGGADAEVRVSAVAGGMLVTLPEQITFASGSAALLPGFAGGAKRVLDALAATMRRYKLEATVMGHTDDRPVAGSEYPSNWELSCARAAAIVSLLQTSSGADPTLLAAAGYGDARPIADNASLEGRTRNRRVEVFLRPTTGSGLSRHTDIDIDYKALEPAAPDDIIEIPANGERMGDA